One window of Verrucomicrobiota bacterium genomic DNA carries:
- a CDS encoding menaquinone biosynthesis protein yields the protein MRGGRAVNNSDQPLPRLRLAEERGPEDLAQALGREKRAEQLAREDRLEKALGDFKVGSVPYLNAVPLTRGLEHEIVLLPPSELARQLRAGQLDAGLVSVTEVLFHPGFDVLDGIAIASLGEVKSVFLAHRVPRSEIKTVYCDPASLTSVRLLEVLFAEEGLRPALVPLPGYDQVSNLDAVLLIGDEAIRFLLSKPAHEIWDLGAAWYELTRLPFVYAVWALTRRRDTRELRRALREARDFGLETLDYLIASRPEFTLDFRKDYLGWHIHFHLGQDEKRGLARFIELLRKHQTVPVLDPVFVK from the coding sequence ATGCGCGGAGGCCGTGCCGTGAACAACTCTGATCAACCTCTTCCGCGCCTTCGGCTCGCCGAAGAACGCGGACCGGAGGACCTCGCGCAGGCGCTGGGCCGGGAAAAGCGCGCCGAACAACTCGCGCGCGAGGATCGATTGGAGAAGGCGCTGGGTGATTTCAAAGTCGGTTCCGTCCCCTACCTCAACGCTGTGCCGCTGACCCGCGGCCTGGAGCATGAAATTGTTTTGCTCCCCCCGTCCGAACTCGCCCGTCAACTGCGCGCCGGCCAACTGGATGCCGGACTCGTCAGCGTCACCGAAGTTCTCTTCCATCCGGGCTTTGACGTGCTGGACGGCATCGCGATCGCCTCGCTGGGCGAAGTGAAAAGCGTGTTCCTCGCCCATAGGGTGCCGCGCTCCGAAATCAAAACGGTCTACTGCGACCCCGCCTCGCTCACCAGCGTTCGCTTGCTGGAGGTCTTGTTCGCCGAGGAAGGATTGCGACCCGCGCTGGTTCCGCTTCCAGGCTACGATCAGGTATCCAACCTGGATGCCGTCCTGTTGATCGGGGATGAGGCGATTCGCTTTCTGCTGAGCAAGCCCGCGCACGAAATCTGGGATCTCGGGGCGGCGTGGTATGAACTCACGCGCCTGCCGTTCGTGTACGCGGTGTGGGCGCTGACACGGCGGCGGGACACGCGCGAACTGCGCCGGGCACTGCGGGAAGCCAGGGATTTCGGGCTTGAAACCCTCGATTATCTGATCGCCTCACGCCCGGAGTTCACGCTCGATTTCCGAAAAGACTACCTCGGCTGGCACATTCATTTCCATCTGGGCCAGGACGAGAAACGCGGCCTGGCTCGATTCATCGAACTGCTGCGAAAGCACCAAACCGTCCCCGTGCTGGACCCGGTGTTTGTGAAATGA